One Gossypium hirsutum isolate 1008001.06 chromosome A08, Gossypium_hirsutum_v2.1, whole genome shotgun sequence genomic window, attatatctcTTTATGTAGTATATAGATGTATTTGAGATTTCCTTAATCTTAACCAGAAAATTCCATGGGTAGTTTTGTGATAGCTATAGGTGGTCTATTGACCTAATCTTATGCTCACTTTTTCAGGTTTTAAGATTTGTTGTTCGTTGCTCTGAGGCTTGAGAGCTGCAATACTACCTTCAATGTTTTGAGTGTTTAAATGTTTAGTAAGAGTGTTTCATTTGCTAGAGCAATGGGGTGTTGTGGTTGCTTCGGCTTCACTGCAAGGCCCAAACAAACGTCCAGGCCCAATTGTAGATCTAACTTTAAAATTTCCCGGGAGTTTTTGTTAGAAGAAGAAatagaagaagatgatgatgatgatgattgttcaTATTACAGTGAGGTTACTAACACTGTTCATAGAGATGAAGTGGAGTCTATAGGTCGTGCCAAGCGTTCTGAAGAAATTTTGAGGTTCAAACTTGACAATGGCTTGATTTGCAGGCAATTTCCTGTCAAGGAAACCAACAGGATTGTCCGGTCAGAGGTAAGCttagaaatgaattattatacCTCCATTTGTAGTGAACTATTATGACATATGATGGCTTTCTTCTTTATTTGGCCACAATATTTTATCTCTAATATGGGTGCTGCATAATCATTACTATCTGTATCGATTTTACAAATTGTAATTATGCATAAGTTAGATGACTTGTCACTTTATGCCAACATTAGTGTTGTCTTGTCGATGTACTTTAGCATGTGAGATAACTTGTGTGCTTTGTATTCTGGAATTACACCAGTAATCttcatttcattttgtttttaattcttgtactaatttagttttgattcttgACTTCGTTATCAGGATGAAAATGGGAATAAGATGATTAATGAGTATGTGAGGGAATACAAGATTGGTTCTGGTAGCTATGGAAAAGTGGTGAGGAGATTATTGAAAGACAGTGGTATATAATTTGCTTAAAGGATTTGAAATTTACCTGTTTTGATTGCTTTTTTGGTAGGTTCTGTATCGAAACAGCATAGATGGGGGACACTATGCTATTAAGGTTAGTAGTTTGTTTCAATACGAAGTGTTCCCCTTGAGGGTAAAAATAGAAGTAACAAATCAGAATGAGTGTTTTATGGCTTTTCTATGCTGAATTTACTTGGTTACTTTCAGGCTTTATTTGGAGCCACATTTATTGTTTATTAACAAAATTGAAGCATTTaatattaattgttaaaattttatgccAAATTATGATTCTACCTTTCAATCatgagtaatttttatatttaaattataggCTTTTCATAAGTCTCATTTGTCAAAGCTGCGAGTTGCTCTTACAGAGACGGCACTGACTGATGTTCTTCGTGAGGTATTGACTTGATTTATATATTTCTGATGTAATCACTCATATGTTGGATCAGATTGCTTTCTCTTCTCTCATTTAAAGGCTattatccatttttatttttacttcaaaAAAATTGGAAGTAACTCAGGTCTCTAACTCTAACTCTAactcctttcttttttcttctttaaatgaAAAGTCATTAATGGAGAAAATGACTCAGCTCATTGTTGGTTTAACATGTTATCGGTATTTTTTTCCATCCATGAGGAGGTGGGGAAACAACAGAGAATTTGTAACACTATTTGTTTAATTTCCTTGACAAAACAGAGATGTTGGAAGAATTTTAAGGATTCTACTTTTTTTGTGGAGAGAGCTACCTGAACTTCTACCTTTTATTTTGGATGAGTGCCCATGTTTATCTGATCCATTTACCTTGCAGATTCTAATTATGAAAGTGTTGGAACATCCCAATATAGTCAATCTCATTGAGGTGATTGATGACCCTAGCATGGATCAATTCTACATGGGTATTTATATTTCCTTTTTTTCCCTTAGTGATGTGCTTAAATGAGTTACTGTCATTATTGACTGCCTGTACCTTTCTCTTTGTTCAGTTCTTGAGTATGTGGAAAGCAAATGGGTTTGTGATGGTTCTGGTCCTCCTGGAGGCATTGGTGAAGATACTGCTAAGAAGTATGTGCGAGATATAGTATCTGGACTTATGTACCTCCATGATCATGTATGATTTAAAAACCAACTTTTGTGAATGGTTTCATTTTTTCTTgcattcattttttaataaatctTTTGTGAATGGTTGTGTGATAGGCCCCAACTAATTTCTTTATTAGATAGATATGATAAAGAAGAAAGTGTGCTGTTTTTTTTTTacctatgatatatatatatccatactTGTTCAATACCTTGTGTTTTGATACCTTATGTTTTGATGTTCTGATGATGAAGGCTTTTATCTTAGAATTCTACTTATTTACCCTTGGTACTGTGATGAAAGTTTGCACATGCTCCCATGAATTTTACATTGTATGTGGAACATCTTGTTCACGGTGACGGACGATAAAATCATTTGTTGTTAACTTGCTAGTTTGCTgtgcttacttgtgttgtttcttctaaatacagaacattgTGCATGGAGATATAAAACCTGATAATTTGTTGATTACTAGCACGGGTACGGTGAAGATAGGGGATTTCAGTGTCAGCCAGGTTTTTGAGGTAATGGTTTTACTTCAGCTGTAAATTCCCTCAAATTTCACTTGAATGAGAGTGTTAAAGTGTAAACGGTCTCCTGTTTGAACCTCTTCTTTCATCTTTTCCTGTTTATTATTGCAATTATAATCATGTGAACCGCAAATTTTGTTAATAGTCTGTTCTTCTAAGATATGAGCCAAGTGCGGAAGGGTAGTGTGCATGTATACCGGGTAGATTGCGTGCAATTGTTTTGGTTAGTTTAAAGTTTAGTGCACTGTAAGTTTGTATGGCTTAGACTTGAAGGCTTTGCTTGGCTGAgcagaaagaaaattgaaaagatggaAATGTAAGAGTAGAAAAATAGAAAGCAGTTTATCTTTTCTTTCCTTTGGTGTGCTTTTGGTAGGAAAGATGGAAAAATcgaaagaaaagtaaaatttcTTTCCTTCCAGTCCTTGGTAAAGTTGAAAATTgagataaaagaaaataaaataaaatatggttttttaattttctcttctcttaTCATTTCAATTTGGAATGATTTGATTTTATCCATTAGGATGGAAAATGAACATATttcctattttctttcctttttcttattttctgtTCTCCTTTTCTGGTTTCTATTTTTCCGTCCAACCAAGTACACCTGAAAAGATTTGCTTGAAGTTTTCTAGTAGAACTTTGTCCTTGTTTGTTCTCATTTTTCATGCCTCTCATTATTATTGCATCTTTGTCACCGTCGAACTTTTAAATCATGTTTAGTTCTCTGTGGAATTAAGTTGTGTATTTACTGTTTCAgcagttttttttaatttctgtagAATGACAATGATGAGCTTCGCCGTTCTCCCGGGACTCCTGTGTTTACCGCACCTGAGTGTTGTCTAGGTCAGTTTTCCCTCTGTTAGCTGAAACTTCACTCTAGGATTTCATGGAGATAGAGAATAttgtttatgtttgtttttaCGAAGCCCAAGATCAACCAACAGGTTCAGTATATCACGGAAAAGCTGCTGACACGTGGGCTGTAGGAGTTACCTTGTACTGTATGGTACTTGGAAAATATCCATTTCTCGGTGAGACACTACAGGATACATATGAAAAGGTATCAAAGGCTTGCATAAACTCTCTCGCTTCATCTTTCTATCTCTCCCACGGCCAACAAATACATTATTCATTTTCTTCTTGCAGATTGTTAATAGCCCTTTAATCCTGCCGAACGACTTGAACCTAGAGTTGAGGAGCTTACTAGAAGGACTTCTTTGCAAAGGTTAGCGAAATATTTCTTTATGATTTCGAGGCTACCATCTATTTCTCACTGGGCTTTACTGTTCTTGGTGATCATGAGAATgttaaaaccatttttttttcagaCCCAAAAGAGAGAATGACTTTGAATGATGTAGCCAAGCATCCTTGGGTTATCGGAAAATATGGACCGATACCCCAGTATATGTGTTGGTGTAAGCGCAACAATACTGACGATGGGCGGAATCCAATACGAGGAATGATGATACTCAATGGTAACTAACTCATCTTCTGCTTTTGAGAATTTGCTGTACagtaaaccaaaaagaaaaagaaaactcgGGCCTCCATTTTCGCCCGGTTACTCCCTTTTTAATGCATGCGCCGGAGAACCAAAGACCGATATGAAACAGTAGTGTTTGTTTCAGGTTTTATGATAAGATATATAGTAGGGAAATATTTGTGCAAAAAGTGATTTTGTGAGATTTGTTATCATAGCTTTGGTTTGTTTTTTTAAGATTCCGAGCTTTGGCTTGTTAAGGTTTGTATGAGTGTTTTCTCTCAAATATATTGTACATTAAACCAAATAATTTACTTGACAAGCAAGTGCTTATATTTTTGTGAGAGTGGGTGTTTTCCAACAAATTATTTATTGGAGTTGATTGTAAATGTCCTTAAATTAtgggttaaattttaaatatattttaattttaatatacatatactAACAAGTGTCGAATGTGCTGGTAAAGTATATTATACTCTGGGTTGAATTTGAATACGACAGAAGGGGACAATGGAAATTTGACTTCTATCattatgaaaatgtattatttCTTGCTTATTAATGAttgaaaaaaatgtatatttatattttgtactTATCATCATCGTTATGGTTGTTAAAATTGGactatgaaaattattttaaatcggtcaaagtttataaaaaaaaaaaacctgattAGAATAGGGAAAggaatgatatttttatattttgttttttatttttaactaaaaaaattgatttattttatttgtttttggttCATTGTAatatttgattttcaaaaatatagttttaatttttttctttaatatttaactttttaattatcATCAATTTGAGGCTAAGAAAATGTCAGAAATGCTCACTAATCTcttttaagatttatttattaaaaagaaaaccttattatttatgagttaatttttattttttatctttgattttttaaaattaacaaaatttaacaattattaaattaaattataaattatgcatagcatattttttattgatatatataaataaacttattttaagCTTAaggtataattaaaattataaaaaaaatgtattatcTAATTAAAAGATTCAACAATTTATGAGAAATTTAGTAATCTTATAAGGAATTCGATAATTATTTAAgaaattcaattttcttttacctTACCATAGAAGTGTATATGTATCGAGTAAGGTCTAggcatgatattaatatattttatgtttatttaagtTTGACTGATCCAAAATATCgacttaaaattttgtttaaatatatctctattttttaaagttatatctatattatttttaatttaataattttttatagagcTGTTATTTGATACGTAAGAGTTTTTTAGACTTTGTATGCAGGTTGAGAATGTAAcaaatgtcatgtttattaatataattttttttactacacCCTGTAATATACTTGTCAAAGCCCTAACCCACTCCTCGAgtctaaaaaattttattaacaatatatcaaataattttctttttatatatggttattttaacattttatttaaaatttacattataatagtattataaatttaaaatttatatgttataaattatataatatataaaaataacataatataaaatattataaatttaaaaactaaatcgAGCTTTGTTAAACTCAAACTTTAAATATACAAATCTTAGCccaattcataatttaaatagCTCTATTTATTTTTACCCAACCCCATTtcgaatttaatatttctacccACTAAAGTGAGTAAcaaaatcacatatatatatataggcaccCACAAAACCCTACTTCTCCCCCATTTACTCCACCTTTGAAAGAAGCTTCTAGTTTCTCTGTTAAAAGCAACAAAATCAAAACATGGCAAAGCGTTTAATCCCTTCATTCAATCGCGTTTTGGTCGAGAAAATAATTGCTCCTTCTAAAACCACTTCCGGAATCTTACTTCCCGAGAAAACCTCTAAGGTTAATAATCATCTTCCCATTTCAttgatttttttgggtttttttttatttttcatctaatTTCGTTCAATATTTTTTCAGTTGAATTCTGGGAAAATCGTAGCAGTTGGACCTGGAGCACGAGACAAAGATGGGAAATTCATCCCACTTAATCTAAAAGAAGGAGACACTGTTCTTTTGCCTGAATATGGTGGCACTGAAATCAAGCTCGGTGAAAAAGAGTtagtctctttttttaaaaaaaaaattgtttttgtaTTTTCTCATCGTTCTTCAATGTTGAAGCTTTTACTTCAATTTTGATGCAAATTTGGCTCATTCATGCGTTAGATAAGTTAGGGTTGATTTTGAGCTAGACTCCTATGCATTTGTTAGACTCTGGGCTTTTAATTTTCAAACTTGTGAAGTTCTGGTTTGAGGATTGTATCATTTTGGGTCTCGGATCTCTTCGAGTTCTAGTTGGGGCTCAGTATTCAGTTTTGATATTGGATTGGTTCGATTGAGTTTGGGTTGAAATATGCAGATTTAAATTTTTGGGGTTATTTTGGTTTTTCAGTTCCTTTTGAGTTTATGTTTTCGGGTCTAACCATTTGGGGTTTAGTTCACTCTAGATTCGTATAATTTCAAGTTTGTTTTTGTATATTCTCATTGTTCTTCTGCAATGTTGAAGATTTTACTTAAATTTTGGTgcaaatttggctcatttatgcCTTAGACAAGTCCGTGTTGATTTCAAGCTCGATTTATATGCATGTGTTAGATCCCAGGCTTTCCATTTTCGGGTTTGGGTCATTCTGGTTTGAGGATTAGGTTTTTCGTGATAAGTAATTATAGGATTGTATCATATTAGGTTTTTGGTCATTTTAGCTTCGGGTTGTTTCGTGTTCTAGTCGGGTTTGGTTTAGGATTGGTTTGATTTAGTTCAGGTTGAAATATCGGGTTTTGAAGTTTTGGGTTATCTTGGTTTTCAATTCCTTTTGTTTGGATCACTGGGTTTGAAGTTCATGTTTTTCGGGTCGAATCATTTGAGGTTTAGGTCACTTAAGATTCATATCGACTTAGGTTTGCTTGATTCTAGTTTTGAGGATTTTTTTTTGGGTCCAGTCATTTTGGATTTATA contains:
- the LOC107949065 gene encoding serine/threonine-protein kinase GRIK1 yields the protein MFSKSVSFARAMGCCGCFGFTARPKQTSRPNCRSNFKISREFLLEEEIEEDDDDDDCSYYSEVTNTVHRDEVESIGRAKRSEEILRFKLDNGLICRQFPVKETNRIVRSEDENGNKMINEYVREYKIGSGSYGKVVLYRNSIDGGHYAIKAFHKSHLSKLRVALTETALTDVLREILIMKVLEHPNIVNLIEVIDDPSMDQFYMVLEYVESKWVCDGSGPPGGIGEDTAKKYVRDIVSGLMYLHDHNIVHGDIKPDNLLITSTGTVKIGDFSVSQVFENDNDELRRSPGTPVFTAPECCLGSVYHGKAADTWAVGVTLYCMVLGKYPFLGETLQDTYEKIVNSPLILPNDLNLELRSLLEGLLCKDPKERMTLNDVAKHPWVIGKYGPIPQYMCWCKRNNTDDGRNPIRGMMILNGN
- the LOC107949067 gene encoding 10 kDa chaperonin, mitochondrial — encoded protein: MAKRLIPSFNRVLVEKIIAPSKTTSGILLPEKTSKLNSGKIVAVGPGARDKDGKFIPLNLKEGDTVLLPEYGGTEIKLGEKEYHLYRDDDILGTLHE